In Pseudophryne corroboree isolate aPseCor3 chromosome 7, aPseCor3.hap2, whole genome shotgun sequence, a single window of DNA contains:
- the LOC134943812 gene encoding NXPE family member 2-like translates to MKISFRSVVAVAVIASILLMAIRQNRVQIPKINMLQLCNCQAQKESCDTISPLSPMETDETIEDIFNRMEKLIPQNSIDRIEEATSAEETKATIIDTKETYCLGNQLHVTVEAYDYSGKRKSYGGDYLRARIYSPTTNSSASGSVVDNNDGSYLIKFTLFWEGSVHISILLMHPSEAVSALWRGRNQGFANIKYTGNFTSATEYVNSECGFQLDTEREVCRYMDKRDREAFYCIKPQDFPCEALTHMNSVNRDHSYLTEVEQILLNRSNIGLEISKLLKPIKVISCGKKQVSPNGRCRMGSYHPMPSGYFHYNVWNPIHCKMTQFTENDNLKAFLKGKKLFLLGDSTVRQYIRHFAENINIVDYFNHTEDEMQSWQKTLLAINLEKFIYVQWKKHTFPFVSKTFYSIKEDAYMARQIDQIGGGVNTIIVLTLGQHFRPFPLRTFIRSVINVRKAIERLFLRSPRTRVIIKEENARDMDIDMERFSDFHGHVQYLVLREIFNGLNVGFVDGLDMSIAYACNVIHPPLEVLENLISMSFTQAL, encoded by the exons atccctaaaataaACATGCTTCAATTGTGTAACTGTCAAGCACAAAAAGAATCATGTGACACGATCTCTCCCCTAAGCCCTATGGAAACAGATGAGACAATTGAGGACATTTTCAACAGGATGGAGAAACTCATCCCCCAGAACAGCATAGATCGCATAGAAGAGGCAACTAGTGCAGAAGAAACAAAGGCAACTATCATTGACACTAAGGAAACGTATTGTCTCGGGAATCAGCTGCATGTAACAGTAGAGGCTTATGATTATTCTGGTAAAAGGAAATCTTACGGTGGAGACTATTTAAGAGCCAGAATATATTCACCAACTACAAACAGTAGCGCAAGTGGGAGCGTTGTAGATAATAATGATGGGTCTTACTTGATAAAGTTCACTTTATTTTGGGAGGGTTCTGTGCACATATCTATTTTACTAATGCACCCGAGTGAGGCTGTTTCTGCCTTATGGAGAGGAAGGAATCAGGGCTTTGCAAATATTAAGTACACTGGGAATTTTACCAGTGCCACCGAGTACGTGAACAGCGAATGTGGCTTTCAGCTGGACACAGAGAGAGAGGTCTGCCGGTATATGGACAAAAGGGATCGAGAGGCTTTTTACTGCATTAAACCCCAAGATTTCCCTTGCGAGGCCCTGACCCATATGAATTCTGTCAATCGGGACCATTCGTATCTTACAGAGGTGGAGCAGATTCTTCTTAACAG GTCAAATATTGGTTTAGAGATTTCCAAACTTTTAAAGCCAATCAAAGTTATCAGCTGCGGCA AGAAACAAGTTTCACCAAATGGAAGGTGCAGGATGGGTTCTTATCACCCTATGCCTAGTGGTTATTTCCACTACAACGTGTGGAATCCCATACACTGTAAAATGACACAATTCACTGAAAATGACAATCTGAAAGCCTTTCTCAAGGGCAAAAAGCTGTTCCTTTTAGGAGATTCTACTGTCCGCCAATATATAAGACACTTTGCAGAAAATATTAAca TTGTGGATTATTTCAACCACACAGAAGACGAGATGCAGTCCTGGCAAAAGACTCTTCTagcaattaacctggagaagtttaTTTATGTCCAGTGGAAGAAGCATACTTTTCCATTTGTCAGCAAGACCTTCTACTCCATCAAAGAGGATGCCTACATGGCCAGGCAGATTGACCAAATCGGTGGAGGAGTGAACACCATCATCGTCCTCACCTTGGGACAGCACTTTAGGCCTTTCCCACTCCGTACTTTCATCAGGTCCGTGATAAACGTTCGCAAGGCCATAGAGAGGCTCTTCCTCCGAAGCCCGCGCACTAGGGTGATTATCAAGGAAGAGAATGCCCGAGACATGGACATCGATATGGAGAGGTTCAGTGACTTCCATGGTCATGTCCAGTATCTGGTACTCAGGGAAATTTTCAATGGTTTGAATGTTGGGTTTGTAGATGGCTTGGATATGagcatcgcttatgcatgcaatgTCATCCACCCTCCATTAGAAGTTCTAGAGAACCTTATCAGCATGTCCTTCACACAAGCTTTATAA